One genomic window of Pseudomonas sp. LFM046 includes the following:
- a CDS encoding ATP-binding protein yields the protein MNTPNPDILLRQLQRERSARKSAETLLESKSLELYQANQDLLQLNATLEERVRQRTQELEEARDEALGASRIKSQFIASVSHELRTPLHAVISYSEMLLEDLEDAGLTQLVKDQRKIHDAARHLQILINDVLDFTKLEAGKVELDVSAIQLDELVANLQDTLAPLAQANANRFEIRLAVDAGRLLSDKLKLSQCLYNLLSNAFKFTQNGLVTLDVRREGDDEQEWLCFQVSDTGIGMDAGQLSRLFQPFSQGDSSITRKYGGTGLGLVISRGLSQLLGGDISVTSQPGQGSVFVLRIPAVAPVRSSEVVPMLKEDHDATAS from the coding sequence ATGAATACGCCCAACCCGGACATTCTGTTGCGCCAGTTGCAGCGTGAGCGCTCGGCGCGCAAGAGCGCGGAAACACTGCTGGAGAGCAAGAGTCTGGAGCTCTACCAGGCCAATCAGGATCTGCTCCAACTCAACGCCACGCTGGAGGAGCGGGTGCGCCAACGCACCCAGGAGTTGGAGGAGGCGCGGGACGAGGCGCTGGGTGCCAGCCGCATCAAGAGCCAGTTCATCGCTTCTGTCAGCCATGAGCTACGCACCCCCCTGCATGCGGTGATCAGCTACAGCGAAATGCTGCTGGAAGACCTGGAAGACGCCGGGCTAACGCAACTGGTCAAGGATCAACGCAAGATCCACGACGCAGCCCGGCACCTGCAGATACTGATCAACGACGTGCTGGACTTCACCAAGCTGGAAGCCGGCAAGGTGGAATTGGATGTCAGCGCCATCCAACTTGATGAACTAGTTGCCAACCTACAGGACACCCTAGCACCCCTGGCCCAGGCAAATGCCAACCGCTTCGAAATTCGCTTGGCGGTTGACGCCGGCCGGTTGCTCAGCGACAAGCTCAAGCTGAGCCAGTGCCTGTACAACCTACTGAGCAACGCCTTCAAGTTCACCCAGAACGGCTTGGTCACGCTGGACGTCCGTCGCGAAGGGGACGACGAACAAGAGTGGCTCTGCTTCCAGGTCAGCGACACCGGTATCGGTATGGATGCTGGGCAATTGAGCCGTCTGTTCCAGCCTTTCAGCCAAGGCGACAGTTCCATTACCCGCAAGTACGGTGGCACCGGCCTAGGCTTGGTGATCTCGCGTGGCCTCAGTCAACTGCTGGGCGGTGACATCAGTGTCACTAGCCAGCCGGGCCAGGGTTCTGTATTTGTGCTCCGCATACCAGCAGTGGCACCGGTCCGCTCGAGTGAAGTGGTGCCGATGCTCAAGGAGGACCACGATGCCACCGCGTCCTGA
- a CDS encoding heme NO-binding domain-containing protein → MKGVVFTEFLELVENRFGLEALDDVINRAHLDNDGAYTAVGTYEHQDMVKLVVALSEVTGVTVPDLIRTFGEYLFKRFTLGYPRLFQGVNSTFDFLSSIEHHIHVEVRKLYPDAELPTFAYESQGPDRLVMIYQSRRPFADLAEGLIRGCIEHYDESIEVQREDLESGAINRSRFTLVRRP, encoded by the coding sequence ATGAAAGGCGTGGTGTTCACAGAGTTCCTGGAATTGGTCGAGAACCGTTTTGGCCTGGAGGCACTGGACGACGTCATCAATCGGGCGCACCTGGACAACGATGGCGCCTATACCGCAGTGGGCACCTACGAACACCAGGACATGGTCAAGCTGGTCGTGGCCCTCAGCGAAGTGACAGGGGTAACCGTTCCTGACCTGATCAGGACCTTCGGCGAGTACCTGTTCAAACGCTTCACGCTCGGCTACCCCCGGTTGTTTCAGGGTGTGAACTCCACCTTCGATTTCCTGAGCAGCATCGAGCACCACATCCACGTGGAAGTGCGCAAGCTCTACCCGGACGCCGAGTTGCCCACCTTCGCTTATGAAAGCCAGGGGCCGGACCGACTGGTGATGATCTACCAGTCGCGTCGCCCCTTCGCCGACCTTGCCGAAGGGCTGATCCGTGGCTGCATCGAGCACTACGACGAATCCATCGAGGTGCAGCGCGAGGACCTTGAATCTGGCGCAATCAACCGCAGCCGCTTCACCCTCGTCCGCCGACCATGA
- a CDS encoding EAL domain-containing protein, whose product MPPRPDLDQAPTLLVVDDQETNRDILSRRLERQGYRVRLAASGQEALDLVTTAAPDLILLDIMMPDMDGLEVLGRLREAHTQQALPIIMVTARSQSEVIVDALARGANDYLVKPFDFAVALARVRTQLAFKRAEQAIEESREFYQLIAHSSNDGMWDWNRRSRRIFFSPRLREILGYSEEQLPDRLDRWLARVYENDLGVLKDAFKAHLAGRTPQFQVEVRAYTQTGDCCWLLCRGQVKRNAAGRVVRLAGSCTDLTERKTVDALTNLPNRILFDDRLERCQIRRARHHESLFALLLIEPDRFHLIHESLGQYATNQLLVTLARRLLQLTRLSDTLAYLGGVKFVVLIDNLTRQEDALRVAERMQSAFSEQFHYDGQELFVTASMGVAAANQCPEGNLLQAAETALGRAKEKGGNTYQMFDNAMQVQVMARMRLESDLRRALEYREFELYYQPIVDLGSGRMAGFEALCRWRHPHQGMVSPELFIPLAESTGLIVPLGLWVLQEAVTQLRDWQRRFPEVAELGMSVNLSGKQFTDKGLLDDIGRTLEESGVSRHSLKLEITESAIMNDADNAKLLLDRLKELDVQLSIDDFGTGYSSLSYLHRFPFDVLKIDRSFVGKMDLDRQGLEIVRTIIALAQVLELKVVAEGVETPSQLELLRQLGCHYGQGYLFAKPLNAADAQTLLAQGPHW is encoded by the coding sequence ATGCCACCGCGTCCTGATCTGGACCAGGCGCCCACCCTGCTGGTGGTGGACGACCAGGAAACCAATCGCGATATCCTCAGCCGCCGCCTGGAGCGGCAGGGCTACCGTGTGCGGCTCGCCGCCAGTGGCCAGGAGGCGCTGGACCTGGTGACCACTGCCGCGCCGGATCTGATCCTGCTCGACATCATGATGCCCGACATGGATGGTCTCGAAGTGCTGGGCCGCTTGCGCGAAGCCCATACCCAGCAAGCACTGCCGATCATCATGGTCACCGCCCGTAGCCAGAGCGAAGTGATAGTCGATGCCCTCGCCCGCGGCGCCAACGACTATCTGGTCAAACCCTTCGACTTCGCCGTGGCCCTGGCACGGGTACGCACCCAATTGGCTTTCAAGCGTGCGGAACAGGCCATCGAGGAGAGCCGGGAGTTCTACCAACTGATCGCCCACTCCAGCAATGACGGTATGTGGGACTGGAACCGACGTTCACGCCGAATCTTTTTCTCACCGCGCCTTCGGGAGATCCTCGGTTACAGCGAAGAGCAGCTTCCAGATCGCCTGGATCGTTGGTTGGCGCGCGTTTACGAGAATGACCTGGGGGTACTCAAGGATGCGTTCAAGGCGCATCTGGCCGGCCGCACACCGCAATTCCAAGTGGAGGTGCGGGCCTACACCCAGACCGGGGATTGCTGCTGGTTACTCTGCCGTGGCCAGGTCAAGCGCAACGCTGCCGGTCGCGTAGTACGCCTCGCGGGATCCTGCACCGACCTCACCGAACGCAAGACGGTGGATGCGCTGACCAATTTGCCAAACCGCATACTCTTCGATGACCGCCTGGAACGCTGTCAGATCCGCCGCGCACGCCATCACGAGTCGCTCTTCGCCCTGTTGCTGATCGAACCTGATCGCTTTCACCTGATCCACGAGAGCCTGGGCCAGTACGCCACCAACCAACTGCTGGTCACCTTGGCGCGCCGCCTCCTGCAACTGACACGTCTCTCCGACACCCTGGCCTACCTGGGCGGGGTGAAGTTCGTCGTGTTGATCGATAATCTCACCCGACAGGAGGATGCCCTGCGTGTCGCCGAACGCATGCAGAGCGCCTTTTCCGAACAATTCCATTACGACGGCCAGGAACTCTTCGTCACCGCCAGCATGGGCGTCGCGGCCGCCAATCAATGCCCGGAAGGCAACCTGCTACAAGCGGCGGAAACCGCCTTGGGGCGGGCCAAGGAGAAAGGCGGCAATACCTACCAGATGTTCGACAACGCCATGCAGGTGCAGGTGATGGCGCGCATGCGTCTGGAAAGCGATCTGCGCCGCGCCTTGGAATACCGGGAATTCGAGCTGTATTACCAACCCATTGTCGATCTCGGTAGCGGCCGAATGGCCGGCTTCGAAGCATTGTGTCGCTGGCGGCACCCGCACCAGGGCATGGTCTCCCCCGAGCTCTTCATTCCGTTGGCAGAAAGCACCGGGCTGATTGTTCCACTCGGGCTCTGGGTGCTCCAAGAGGCAGTGACGCAGCTGCGTGACTGGCAGCGGCGCTTTCCCGAGGTCGCAGAACTGGGGATGAGCGTCAATCTGTCGGGAAAGCAGTTCACCGATAAAGGACTGCTGGACGATATCGGCCGCACCTTGGAGGAGTCCGGCGTGTCTCGCCATAGCTTGAAGCTGGAGATCACCGAAAGCGCAATCATGAACGACGCCGACAATGCCAAGTTGTTGTTGGACCGTCTCAAGGAACTGGATGTCCAACTCAGCATTGATGACTTCGGCACCGGTTATTCATCCCTGAGTTACTTACATCGCTTTCCCTTCGACGTGCTGAAGATCGACCGATCCTTTGTCGGCAAGATGGACCTGGACCGACAGGGACTGGAAATCGTGCGCACCATCATCGCCCTGGCCCAGGTGCTGGAATTGAAGGTAGTGGCCGAAGGCGTAGAAACCCCCAGCCAGCTCGAGTTGCTGCGGCAGTTGGGGTGCCATTACGGGCAGGGCTATCTGTTCGCCAAGCCCTTGAACGCAGCGGATGCGCAAACGCTGTTGGCCCAGGGCCCGCATTGGTAA